The following are from one region of the Candidatus Polarisedimenticolia bacterium genome:
- the ftcD gene encoding glutamate formimidoyltransferase, whose amino-acid sequence MAPQGRPGSAVAPASLLVESVPNFSEGRRREVIEAIVDAAVGGGPVACLDVSSDPDHNRSVLTLAGHPEAVRSALEAMVAACVGRIDLRAHQGGHPRMGAVDVIPLIPIRGVTMDECVRLARDLGASLAARHGLPVYLYEKAASSPNRRNLAEIRKGEFEGFQEKIKDPLWKPDFGPDRVHPTAGCVAVGAREFLVAYNINLASHDLELARTIARAIRESSGGLPCVKAMGVLLDDRQTAQVSMNMTDFRTTSLHTVFERVRELAAGRGVAIASSEIVGLVPADALPEDPRRTLKLEDFSTSKVFERRLEEALAEGPGGRR is encoded by the coding sequence ATGGCGCCTCAGGGCCGCCCCGGAAGCGCGGTGGCCCCGGCCTCCCTCCTCGTCGAGAGCGTCCCCAATTTCAGCGAAGGGCGGCGACGCGAGGTGATCGAGGCCATCGTGGACGCGGCCGTTGGCGGCGGACCCGTCGCCTGTCTCGATGTCTCGTCCGATCCGGACCACAATCGCTCGGTCCTGACCCTCGCCGGCCACCCCGAAGCGGTGCGCTCCGCCCTCGAGGCGATGGTGGCGGCCTGCGTCGGGCGCATCGACCTGCGCGCCCACCAGGGGGGGCACCCGCGCATGGGGGCGGTGGACGTCATTCCCCTGATCCCGATCCGCGGCGTGACCATGGACGAGTGCGTGCGCCTGGCGCGCGATCTGGGCGCGTCCCTCGCCGCCCGCCATGGGCTTCCGGTGTACCTGTACGAGAAGGCCGCGAGCTCCCCGAACCGCCGCAACCTGGCGGAGATCCGCAAGGGGGAGTTCGAGGGGTTCCAGGAGAAGATCAAGGATCCGCTCTGGAAGCCCGACTTCGGCCCGGACCGTGTCCATCCGACGGCCGGATGCGTCGCGGTGGGGGCCCGTGAATTCCTGGTCGCCTACAACATCAACCTGGCGTCTCACGACCTCGAGCTGGCCAGGACCATCGCCCGCGCCATCCGGGAGAGCAGCGGCGGCCTCCCGTGCGTCAAGGCGATGGGCGTCCTGCTCGACGACCGGCAGACCGCGCAGGTGTCGATGAACATGACCGACTTCAGGACCACGTCCCTGCACACCGTGTTCGAGCGGGTGCGTGAGCTCGCCGCGGGCCGGGGGGTCGCCATCGCCTCGAGCGAGATCGTCGGCCTGGTGCCGGCCGACGCCCTTCCGGAAGACCCCCGCCGCACCCTGAAGCTCGAAGACTTCAGCACCTCGAAGGTGTTCGAGCGGCGGCTCGAGGAGGCCCTGGCGGAGGGCCCGGGCGGCCGTCGATGA
- a CDS encoding helix-turn-helix domain-containing protein: protein MMNSSTGTAGVTTNPSTSAKPAGAHEARQSIWAFAGGKGGVGRSLLAANLGIQLARAGRRVVLVDLDLQGCNLPTFLGYQRLPRTLSDLASGKAALLSELACETPTAQLRIIGGLQRGELRDDPVAFVRQVAGQFSTLAADHILIDCGSGRWPASVAAFAEATIGILVTTPEPAALESAYLFTEAYLRWCVVRAVTGEKMSAIEARLRESGADPAGLSFRSFMTRLEGIDAAARDAIAAVIRRTRLELLLNQVRTEADEEASACLASGFRKCFGVNLATAGIIEHDLSVLQAVQKRRPLSQQYPNAASTKEISRAAARLLSVGVGPLRDPDEEWEDLDGLDHYRVLEVVPKASPKEVQSAYQLLKKTYDPDTTCLSPLMDAPGLRDLQGRIEAAYRTLIFLESRSDYDRRLLGSGALREDQVRGLHAAPGAPGLAPAALELAGGQSVAPPAEDASPTAPVATPGSPATGGGAEPAPESDVPGVPASVAPSPVPTAPEGPGLPGHQEGEAQPTPGSGAELREARQRLNLAVETIAEKTKIRRAYLQAIEEERFGDLPAAVFVRGFLREYARCLGLPGDEVTGLYMKRHRDWQESRGQSSEPAPPWSHN from the coding sequence ATGATGAACAGCTCGACGGGCACGGCGGGCGTCACGACGAACCCTTCGACTTCGGCGAAGCCGGCCGGCGCGCACGAGGCGCGCCAGTCCATCTGGGCCTTCGCGGGCGGCAAGGGAGGCGTGGGCCGATCCCTGCTGGCGGCGAACCTCGGGATCCAGCTGGCCCGCGCCGGGCGGCGGGTGGTCCTGGTCGATCTCGACCTGCAGGGCTGCAACCTGCCGACCTTTCTCGGCTACCAGCGCCTGCCGCGGACGCTGTCCGACCTGGCCTCGGGAAAGGCGGCGCTCCTTTCGGAGCTGGCCTGCGAGACCCCGACCGCTCAGCTGAGGATCATCGGCGGTCTCCAGCGCGGCGAGCTGCGCGACGACCCGGTGGCGTTCGTGCGGCAGGTGGCGGGTCAGTTCAGCACGCTGGCGGCCGATCACATCCTGATCGACTGCGGCTCGGGTCGATGGCCGGCGTCCGTCGCCGCGTTTGCGGAGGCGACGATCGGCATCCTCGTCACGACGCCGGAGCCGGCCGCGCTCGAATCGGCCTACCTGTTCACGGAGGCGTACCTGCGCTGGTGCGTGGTCCGCGCCGTCACGGGAGAGAAGATGTCCGCCATCGAGGCGCGACTCAGGGAGTCCGGGGCCGATCCTGCCGGCCTCAGCTTCCGCAGCTTCATGACGCGCCTGGAGGGGATCGACGCGGCGGCCAGGGACGCGATCGCCGCGGTCATCAGGAGGACGCGCCTCGAGCTCCTCCTGAACCAGGTGCGGACCGAGGCGGACGAGGAGGCGTCCGCCTGCCTCGCCAGCGGCTTCAGAAAGTGCTTCGGGGTCAACCTGGCGACCGCCGGCATCATCGAGCACGACCTGTCCGTCCTCCAGGCCGTGCAGAAGCGCCGGCCGCTCTCGCAGCAGTATCCGAACGCCGCGTCCACCAAGGAGATCTCCCGTGCCGCCGCCCGGCTGCTGTCCGTGGGCGTCGGCCCCCTGCGGGACCCGGACGAAGAATGGGAGGACCTCGACGGGCTCGATCACTACCGCGTCCTGGAGGTCGTTCCCAAGGCCTCGCCCAAGGAGGTCCAGTCGGCGTACCAGCTGCTGAAGAAGACCTACGACCCGGACACCACGTGCCTCTCGCCCCTCATGGACGCGCCGGGCCTGCGCGATCTGCAGGGGCGCATCGAGGCCGCCTACCGGACGCTCATCTTCCTGGAAAGCCGCTCCGACTACGATCGGCGCCTCCTCGGTTCAGGCGCGCTCCGGGAGGACCAGGTCCGCGGCCTGCATGCCGCCCCGGGCGCGCCCGGCCTGGCCCCAGCGGCGCTCGAGCTGGCGGGCGGCCAGTCGGTCGCACCCCCGGCCGAAGACGCGAGCCCGACGGCCCCCGTCGCGACCCCGGGCTCTCCGGCAACGGGTGGCGGGGCCGAGCCTGCCCCCGAGTCCGACGTGCCCGGCGTGCCGGCGTCCGTCGCCCCCTCGCCGGTCCCGACCGCGCCGGAGGGTCCCGGTCTCCCCGGCCATCAGGAGGGGGAGGCCCAGCCCACGCCCGGGAGCGGCGCCGAGCTCCGCGAGGCGAGGCAGCGCCTGAACCTCGCGGTCGAGACCATCGCCGAGAAGACCAAGATCCGGCGCGCCTACCTGCAGGCGATCGAGGAGGAGCGTTTCGGAGATCTGCCCGCCGCCGTGTTCGTGCGCGGTTTCCTGCGCGAATACGCCCGCTGCCTCGGCCTGCCGGGAGACGAGGTCACCGGCCTTTACATGAAGCGCCACCGGGACTGGCAGGAATCCCGCGGCCAGTCCTCCGAGCCCGCCCCACCCTGGTCCCACAACTAG
- a CDS encoding glutamate-cysteine ligase family protein yields the protein MDPIITREEDLHGYFDGGSKPRDRWGIGLEYERAGVFRDNGRAVPFEGPASVETLLTTLSRHRGWEPIFEGGRILALKKGGTRITLEPGAQLELSGAVHRDLASLRDELMAFVSEVEETSRPHGITWLGIGVQPFTPLDEIGFIPKKRYALMREYLPRRGSRALVMMKQTCGIQINLDYASEIDAADKLRTAMGISPLLTALYANSPISDGRLNGFMSYRAWAWRDTDPDRCGLLPFVFKDRAGFSDYLDYALDVPMFFVVRGEEYLPAGGMTFRKFIKKGLNGTRPTLADWDVHLSTLFPEVRLKKYIEVRGMDSGEPASCLALAALLKGILYDGASRRHAWEMVRDLAFKDRERLLDDACRVGPAARLAASGSGRGDAPARGTVVARDLLIEIVRLARQGLNNQGCPEESEYLGLLDRRLGGEGGCPAARLAADWEGPLGRNPVKLVEALGQPAPEAV from the coding sequence ATGGACCCGATCATCACGCGGGAAGAGGATCTGCACGGGTATTTCGACGGCGGATCCAAGCCTCGCGATCGGTGGGGAATCGGCCTGGAGTACGAGAGGGCCGGCGTGTTCCGCGACAACGGGCGCGCCGTGCCGTTCGAGGGGCCGGCCTCCGTCGAGACCCTGCTCACGACGCTGTCCCGTCATCGCGGCTGGGAGCCGATCTTCGAGGGCGGCCGCATCCTCGCCCTGAAAAAAGGAGGCACGCGCATCACCCTCGAGCCGGGAGCGCAGCTCGAGCTCTCGGGGGCGGTCCATCGCGACCTGGCCTCGCTCAGGGACGAGCTCATGGCCTTCGTGTCCGAGGTCGAGGAGACCTCGCGCCCGCACGGCATCACCTGGCTCGGCATCGGCGTGCAGCCGTTCACCCCCCTCGATGAGATCGGCTTCATCCCCAAGAAGCGCTACGCCCTCATGCGCGAGTACCTGCCGCGCCGCGGCAGTCGCGCCCTGGTCATGATGAAGCAGACCTGCGGCATCCAGATCAACCTGGACTATGCCAGTGAAATCGACGCCGCCGACAAGCTGCGCACGGCGATGGGGATCTCGCCGCTCCTTACGGCGCTGTACGCCAACTCCCCCATCAGCGACGGCCGGCTCAACGGCTTCATGTCCTACCGCGCCTGGGCCTGGCGCGACACCGACCCGGACCGCTGCGGGCTCCTGCCGTTCGTGTTCAAGGATCGCGCCGGGTTCTCCGACTACCTGGACTACGCCCTCGACGTGCCGATGTTCTTCGTCGTGCGCGGCGAGGAGTATCTTCCCGCGGGAGGGATGACGTTCCGGAAGTTCATCAAGAAGGGGTTGAACGGGACGCGGCCGACCCTGGCCGACTGGGACGTGCATCTCTCGACGCTGTTCCCCGAGGTGCGGCTCAAGAAGTACATCGAGGTGCGCGGCATGGATTCGGGCGAGCCCGCCTCCTGCCTGGCCCTGGCGGCGCTCCTGAAAGGAATCCTCTACGACGGCGCCTCGCGGCGCCACGCCTGGGAGATGGTCCGCGATCTCGCCTTCAAGGACCGCGAGCGGCTGCTCGACGACGCCTGTCGCGTGGGGCCCGCCGCCCGCCTCGCCGCTTCGGGATCCGGACGAGGCGACGCGCCCGCTCGCGGCACGGTGGTGGCGCGGGACCTGCTCATCGAGATCGTCCGCCTGGCCCGGCAGGGCCTGAACAACCAGGGCTGTCCGGAGGAATCCGAATACCTCGGCCTGCTCGATCGGCGGCTCGGGGGCGAGGGCGGGTGTCCGGCGGCCCGGCTGGCGGCCGACTGGGAAGGCCCCCTCGGGCGGAACCCGGTGAAGCTGGTGGAGGCCCTGGGTCAGCCCGCTCCCGAGGCGGTCTGA
- the pheA gene encoding prephenate dehydratase — protein sequence MSRARPPRIAIQGERGAFSELAARSLFGPRVDILPCRDFDALFQAAERGRCRYALAPVENTIAGSVNRVYDLLLDSPLQVVGEAIIRVSHSLIALPGVPLRAVRRVYSHPVALAQCEAFFRRHPRLTRTATYDTAGSVRLLREQGARDAAAIASELAARLYGARILKRGLEDHRANFTRFYLLSRDGRPIRRPDKTSLLFAAPHVPGALFRCMGVFALRDINLLKIESRPMAGRPWEYVFHVDFEGSPREARCRNALRHLEEVCDFVRVLGSYPRARTPRSR from the coding sequence ATGAGCCGGGCGCGCCCCCCCCGGATCGCCATCCAGGGCGAGCGGGGCGCCTTCTCGGAGCTCGCGGCGCGATCCCTGTTCGGGCCGCGGGTCGACATCCTCCCCTGCCGGGATTTCGATGCGCTGTTCCAGGCGGCCGAGAGGGGGCGCTGCCGCTACGCGCTGGCGCCCGTCGAGAACACCATCGCGGGCTCCGTGAACCGCGTCTACGACCTCCTCCTCGATTCCCCGCTGCAGGTCGTCGGGGAGGCGATCATCCGCGTGTCGCACAGCCTGATCGCCCTGCCGGGGGTGCCGTTGCGGGCGGTCCGGCGCGTGTATTCCCATCCGGTGGCCCTGGCGCAGTGCGAGGCGTTCTTCCGGCGGCATCCCCGGCTGACGCGCACCGCCACCTACGACACCGCGGGGAGCGTGCGCCTGCTGCGGGAGCAGGGAGCGCGCGACGCAGCCGCCATCGCCTCGGAGCTCGCCGCGCGCCTGTACGGCGCGCGGATCTTGAAGAGGGGGCTGGAGGATCACCGGGCCAATTTCACGCGCTTCTACCTGTTGTCGCGCGACGGGCGGCCGATCCGAAGGCCCGACAAGACCTCCCTGCTGTTCGCGGCCCCTCACGTTCCGGGTGCCCTGTTCCGGTGCATGGGGGTGTTCGCCCTGCGCGACATCAATCTGCTGAAGATCGAGTCCCGCCCGATGGCCGGCCGCCCGTGGGAATACGTGTTTCACGTCGACTTCGAGGGATCGCCCCGCGAGGCGCGCTGCCGGAACGCCCTGAGGCATCTGGAGGAGGTCTGCGACTTCGTGCGCGTCCTGGGCTCGTATCCGCGCGCGCGCACCCCGCGTTCCCGCTAG